In the Chromobacterium sp. ATCC 53434 genome, GACATCTACGAATTGCCGTACAAGTGAGCGCCGGCGCCGCGGGCGCTACATTTCCTCCGGCCGCAGCCAGGCGGTTTTGAAATCGAACCAGCCCATGCTGTTCAGGCGGAAATCCTCGATCTGGCCCGGCCCCTTCAGCCGCAGCCAGTTGTGGAACAGCGGCAACAGCCAATGCCGCTCCACCGTCTGTTGCGCCATGTCGTGGGCGTGGACGCGGCCGGCGCGCCAGTCGCCGAGCCAGCGTTGCAGCGGCAGCGCCGGCTCGCAGCAACGCCGCAGCAGCGGCGTGCCCAGCAGCCAGGCCGGCACCGCGTAGTCGATGTCGCTGCTGAAGTTGACCGTTCCCAGCCACAGATCGGCCTCGCCCAGGCCCTGTTCCCAGTCGCCGTAGCTGTATTCCCGGCATCGCAGCGCGATGCCGTGCGCTTGCAGGCATTGGGCCAGGGCGGCGGCGATCTGCCGGTATTCTGGATGCTGTTCGTAATAGGCCAGCCGCAGTTCGGCCAGCGGCGGCGCGGCGGGCGCCGGCTGCGGCCGGCCGTGGTGCCAGCGCGGCAGCAGGCCGGAGGCGGCCACCCAGTATTGACGCGTGGCCGGCTCGGTGCGCTGCATGACGGCCAGCGGCGCCAGCGTCTGCGCCAGCCAGTGCCGGACGGCGTCGTCGCGCATCGGCGCGGAGCGGCCGTCGCAGAGCAGGAAATAGACGCCGGCCTCCAGCGACATTTCGGTCCGGGACTCGATCGGCCTCGGATTGATTTCCACCGTCAGGTCGCAAACGCCCTGGGCGGCCAGCTCCAGCTGGTCGCCCAGGTCGGGCACCATCCAGATGTCGACCTGGTCGAGCAGCGCGCGATAGCCGAAATAGTCGTCGAAGGCCTGCAGCGACAGCCGGTGCGCGTCGTTGGCCGCCACCCGGTACGGGCCGGTGCCGACTGGGCGCGAGGCGAAGTCGGGGCGGTCGGCGTGGCCGGCCGGCAGGATCATCGCGGCCGGGTCGGCCAGTAGTCTGGGCAGCCAGCGGTCCGGCTCGGACAACTCCAGCGCCAGGCTGCGCGGCGACAGGCTGCGCACCGCGGCCAGGTGGGCGAACAGCGGCTGCTCGCGCAGCCGCCGCATGCTGGCGGCGATGTCGTCCTGGCTCAATTCGCCGCCGTCGTGCCAGCGCACGCCGGGGCGCAGGTGGAAGTGCCATTCCCGTTCCGAATGCTGTTGCCAGTGATGGGCCAGATCGCCTTCTATTTCCCCGTTTTCCTCGTTTAGCCGGGTCAGGCCGTTGAAGATCTGGCTGACCAGATGGCGCTCGGAACGCCTGAGCGGCGTGCCCGGGTGCAGATTGGGCATCGGCCGGTAGTAGGGGACGCCCAGCACCTGGCGGTTCTCGCTCCAGCGACGGCCCAGTCTGGACAGCAGCACCGGCGCCAGTTGCCGCGGGTCGTCGCCGAGCAGGCCGACGGCTTGTTCCACCCGGCCCTGCTCCAGCAGCAGTTCGGCCTGCCGGCGTTGCAGCTGGCCGACATCGCGGAGGAAGCGCAGGTCCGAGCGCTGGCCGCGCCCGGCGCGGGGATGCCAGGCCAGCCAGCCCAAGGCCTGCATCTGGACCAGCAGGCCGCGCATGTGGCGGCGGGTGCAGCACAGCAGATCGGCCAGCTGCTGCAGCGAGACGGCGCTGTCGCGGCCTTCCAGTTGCCGGTGCAGGCGGCTGTAGTGATGCAACAGGCGTTTATGGCTCATAAAGAGGAACAATGTAGGAAAAAGTCAGCAATTTTTTGTTCATGTTATCAGCGAGACAATAAGGGCTGCC is a window encoding:
- the sgrR gene encoding HTH-type transcriptional regulator SgrR — its product is MSHKRLLHHYSRLHRQLEGRDSAVSLQQLADLLCCTRRHMRGLLVQMQALGWLAWHPRAGRGQRSDLRFLRDVGQLQRRQAELLLEQGRVEQAVGLLGDDPRQLAPVLLSRLGRRWSENRQVLGVPYYRPMPNLHPGTPLRRSERHLVSQIFNGLTRLNEENGEIEGDLAHHWQQHSEREWHFHLRPGVRWHDGGELSQDDIAASMRRLREQPLFAHLAAVRSLSPRSLALELSEPDRWLPRLLADPAAMILPAGHADRPDFASRPVGTGPYRVAANDAHRLSLQAFDDYFGYRALLDQVDIWMVPDLGDQLELAAQGVCDLTVEINPRPIESRTEMSLEAGVYFLLCDGRSAPMRDDAVRHWLAQTLAPLAVMQRTEPATRQYWVAASGLLPRWHHGRPQPAPAAPPLAELRLAYYEQHPEYRQIAAALAQCLQAHGIALRCREYSYGDWEQGLGEADLWLGTVNFSSDIDYAVPAWLLGTPLLRRCCEPALPLQRWLGDWRAGRVHAHDMAQQTVERHWLLPLFHNWLRLKGPGQIEDFRLNSMGWFDFKTAWLRPEEM